A single genomic interval of Thermosipho japonicus harbors:
- the thyX gene encoding FAD-dependent thymidylate synthase, whose amino-acid sequence MEYKILDKGFLRLVDMMGDDYAAVKAARVSYGKGIKTPEKDRNLIFYLMEHGHETPFEHIVFTFHVKAPIFVARQWFRHRIGSFNEASLRYTELKDEFYIPDHVRKNVVEDKQKAIRVDDEQLKQKALDLIESSIENSYKVYKELLEMGVAREMARIVLPMSSYTQFYWTVNARSLMNFLNLRADSHAQWEIQQYALNIANIFREKCPWTFEAFLKFAYKGDLLKGGE is encoded by the coding sequence TTGGAATACAAGATACTAGATAAGGGATTTTTAAGGCTTGTGGATATGATGGGAGATGATTATGCAGCTGTTAAAGCTGCTCGTGTTTCTTATGGAAAAGGTATTAAGACACCTGAAAAAGATAGAAATCTTATATTTTATCTTATGGAGCATGGGCATGAAACACCATTTGAGCATATAGTTTTTACATTTCATGTAAAAGCGCCTATTTTTGTAGCAAGGCAATGGTTTAGGCATAGGATTGGATCTTTTAATGAAGCAAGCTTAAGGTATACAGAACTTAAGGATGAATTTTATATCCCAGATCATGTAAGAAAAAACGTAGTTGAAGATAAACAAAAAGCTATAAGAGTTGATGATGAACAGTTAAAACAAAAGGCTTTAGATTTAATAGAATCTTCAATAGAAAATTCATATAAAGTGTATAAAGAGCTTTTAGAAATGGGTGTAGCAAGAGAAATGGCAAGAATTGTTCTTCCAATGTCTTCGTATACACAATTTTATTGGACCGTTAATGCAAGAAGTTTGATGAACTTTTTAAATCTTAGAGCGGATTCTCATGCTCAGTGGGAAATACAGCAATATGCGTTGAATATTGCAAATATTTTTAGAGAAAAATGTCCTTGGACTTTTGAAGCATTTTTAAAGTTTGCGTATAAAGGTGATTTGCTAAAAGGGGGGGAATAA
- a CDS encoding ribonuclease HII — MMVVAGVDEAGRGPLFGPVVAAAVVLNEEIDGLDDSKKLTSRKREKLFLEIIKKSYFAISIATADEIDKYNILHATEIAMNRALEKLKKKVDFDIAFVDGKNLNLKFPFKCIVKGDSLVKEISAASILAKVVRDRIIVSYAKKFSSYKLEKHKGYPTQLHLKLIKEHGLTPLHRLTYKPVMELLSITQLEEWYKSGMIDEERYEKIISKMEVPLFGIQDTR; from the coding sequence ATGATGGTAGTTGCAGGTGTTGATGAGGCAGGAAGAGGTCCATTGTTTGGCCCTGTTGTAGCAGCTGCAGTAGTTTTAAATGAAGAAATTGATGGACTAGATGATTCTAAAAAACTTACAAGCAGAAAACGTGAGAAGTTGTTTTTGGAAATAATTAAAAAAAGCTATTTTGCAATTTCGATTGCAACTGCTGATGAGATTGATAAATATAATATTTTGCATGCTACAGAAATTGCTATGAATAGGGCTTTAGAAAAATTAAAGAAAAAGGTAGATTTTGATATAGCATTTGTTGATGGAAAAAATTTAAATTTGAAATTTCCTTTTAAATGTATTGTGAAAGGCGATTCATTAGTAAAGGAAATTTCTGCTGCATCAATATTAGCTAAAGTAGTTAGAGATAGGATAATTGTTTCATATGCAAAAAAGTTTTCAAGTTATAAGCTAGAGAAGCATAAAGGCTATCCAACGCAACTTCATTTAAAATTAATTAAAGAACATGGGTTGACTCCCTTGCATAGATTGACTTATAAACCTGTTATGGAATTATTAAGTATAACTCAACTTGAAGAATGGTATAAAAGTGGTATGATAGATGAAGAAAGGTATGAAAAAATAATTAGCAAAATGGAGGTGCCTCTTTTTGGAATACAAGATACTAGATAA
- a CDS encoding DUF3242 domain-containing protein produces the protein MGKLLVAIVLVLLIAFSCTLIIKTPSLPGSFSLKSAISLLDSFEYPLVEAGKINSLYGVQLNRGMYGVFKNFDGMFYVFKYEDEKLTKNDWNRLIKTFGSILKINYFKFSLFDRGYLQTKFEDLNVITWWKGNWLFVITGNNSKEFFEYINKVYGMIQ, from the coding sequence ATGGGAAAACTTTTAGTAGCAATAGTTTTAGTGCTATTAATAGCATTTAGCTGTACTTTAATAATTAAAACACCTTCTTTGCCTGGTAGTTTTTCATTAAAGAGTGCAATTAGTTTATTAGATAGCTTTGAATATCCGTTGGTAGAGGCAGGAAAGATAAATTCTTTGTATGGTGTGCAGCTAAATAGAGGAATGTATGGAGTATTTAAAAACTTTGATGGAATGTTTTACGTATTTAAATATGAAGATGAAAAACTTACTAAAAATGACTGGAATAGATTGATAAAGACATTTGGAAGTATTCTGAAAATTAATTATTTTAAATTTAGTTTATTTGATAGAGGTTATTTGCAAACAAAGTTTGAAGACCTTAATGTTATTACGTGGTGGAAAGGAAATTGGTTGTTTGTAATAACAGGGAATAATTCTAAAGAATTCTTTGAATATATTAATAAAGTTTATGGGATGATTCAATGA
- a CDS encoding esterase/lipase family protein → MKRFILILFLLAVSTVVLSIPLYSYKMSGVVVFRSLGIKIKPFFEYDEVEVKDYFPFEPELITVREGRKKLILIHGIAPKEVDEKLGFYKKSMIDSFKEVMPDDVGIYFFLYPSLSVDLQYSSKKLIELTDSFKEIYVYAHSMGGILLRFALQDKEFSRKVKKVIFAGTSHVGSPLAQLIFLKTSILNFFTTPKVELIKRALLLANFFNGYILAPNYKYLIFGKKFPPIPDYVKRVNFVGRLEVSVETIDDILKSNPIYFTGLYFLKYIVDNIYPENSIFLENDGMVPVFSATQDSDINFIFYGANHADLAMRRDIIEKAAEFFGFIGEGV, encoded by the coding sequence TTGAAAAGATTTATATTAATCTTATTTTTACTAGCGGTTTCAACAGTGGTCTTATCTATTCCGTTATATAGTTATAAAATGAGCGGGGTTGTGGTTTTTAGAAGTTTAGGCATAAAAATTAAACCGTTTTTTGAATATGATGAGGTGGAAGTTAAAGATTATTTTCCATTTGAACCTGAATTGATTACCGTTAGAGAAGGTAGAAAAAAGCTGATCTTGATTCATGGAATAGCTCCCAAAGAGGTAGATGAGAAGTTGGGATTTTACAAAAAAAGTATGATTGATTCTTTTAAAGAAGTAATGCCAGATGATGTTGGTATATATTTTTTTCTTTATCCGTCCCTTTCGGTAGATTTACAATATAGTTCTAAAAAGCTGATTGAATTGACAGATTCTTTTAAAGAAATTTATGTTTATGCACACAGCATGGGTGGGATTTTACTAAGATTTGCTCTTCAAGATAAAGAGTTTTCAAGGAAGGTAAAAAAAGTAATTTTTGCAGGTACATCACATGTTGGAAGCCCACTGGCACAATTAATATTTTTAAAGACTAGTATTTTGAATTTTTTCACAACACCAAAAGTAGAGCTTATAAAGAGAGCGCTTTTACTTGCAAATTTTTTTAATGGTTATATTTTAGCCCCAAATTATAAATATTTAATTTTTGGTAAAAAATTTCCTCCTATTCCTGATTATGTAAAAAGAGTAAATTTTGTTGGAAGATTAGAGGTTAGTGTTGAGACTATTGATGATATTTTAAAATCAAATCCGATATATTTTACAGGACTATATTTTTTAAAGTATATTGTGGATAATATTTATCCTGAGAATTCAATTTTTTTAGAAAATGACGGAATGGTTCCAGTTTTTAGCGCAACTCAGGATAGTGATATTAATTTTATATTTTATGGTGCAAATCATGCAGACCTTGCAATGAGGCGTGATATAATAGAAAAGGCAGCTGAGTTCTTTGGTTTTATTGGGGAGGGAGTTTAA
- a CDS encoding NAD-dependent protein deacylase, producing the protein MLKELIRIIKNGKIVVLTGAGISTKSGIPDFRSEDGLYQKYGEKIFDLQFFFENPSAFYSFVYKEFPKMYDARPNFAHMFLAKLEKNGYINGIITQNIDNLHYKAGSKNVLELHGNATRFYCTKCGKQSKNIFDGYICECGGLIRPDIVFFSESVRYLEESYSLIDNSRTLIVVGSSLQVYPAAYLPIYAKKQNKTLVIINKDKTPLDDYADIIIYDDIVKTFEKIAKYFEEVVD; encoded by the coding sequence ATGTTAAAAGAATTAATAAGGATAATAAAAAATGGTAAGATTGTAGTTTTGACAGGCGCTGGTATTAGTACCAAGAGCGGAATACCAGATTTTAGAAGTGAAGATGGACTGTATCAAAAATATGGAGAGAAAATTTTTGATCTTCAATTTTTCTTTGAAAATCCTTCTGCTTTTTATAGTTTTGTATACAAAGAGTTTCCAAAAATGTATGATGCAAGACCAAATTTTGCTCATATGTTTCTTGCAAAGCTTGAAAAAAATGGATATATAAATGGTATTATAACTCAAAATATTGATAATCTTCATTACAAAGCAGGCTCGAAAAATGTATTGGAACTCCATGGAAATGCTACAAGATTTTACTGTACAAAATGTGGAAAACAATCAAAAAACATTTTTGATGGTTATATTTGTGAGTGTGGTGGATTAATAAGGCCAGATATTGTATTTTTTTCAGAAAGTGTAAGATATTTAGAAGAATCTTACTCTTTGATTGATAATTCAAGAACTTTAATTGTAGTTGGAAGCTCACTTCAAGTTTATCCTGCTGCGTATTTGCCAATTTATGCTAAAAAACAAAATAAGACTTTAGTGATAATAAATAAAGATAAGACACCGTTAGATGATTATGCAGACATTATCATATATGATGATATAGTTAAAACGTTTGAAAAAATTGCTAAATATTTTGAGGAGGTTGTTGATTGA